The Brassica oleracea var. oleracea cultivar TO1000 chromosome C6, BOL, whole genome shotgun sequence genomic interval ATATCATCTAAGGTCCATCCCTAAGATATCCCATTGTAAAGAAGTGAAACATACCATGGAGAAGTATATATAAATATCCATTTTGGGTTGTGAGTAATGTCATTGAGTAAGAGAAGCATTAGCAAAAGACATAGTGAGTATATTGTCAAATGTCCTCTTGAGTTCCCTTTAACGCTTCATTGTTCAGACTTGGTTGTCTAATATCTACCGATACATCAACGTAATGAACACTGAAGTGTTTGGGGGGACTCTAGGTGGCATATTGGCGCCCAAAGGTTATATGATTTATCAAGCGGTTTTGCAACGATTCAGGTGAGTTGTGCATCTTCATGTAGTAGAAAAGCTATGATATATATACATATCATGAATGAGTCATTTCATTTCACAATTAACACACTTTTTTCGTTGGAGATTTGGCTCATTATATACATTATGCATTTTAGAACATAACATGCACCATTATCTTTTGAGCTCATTAATCATAAATTCAGTATAAACAAGCAGGTATTAAATAGATACATGGCAGCCAGACCAAAGGACAACGGTGGTGCTATTGATGAACATGGACAAGATTCTTAAATAGTTACATTACGCACACAACTTAAAAGCAAGCAAGATGTCTTATCATCAAAATACATATAGGTTCATCCGACAATTACATTACATGATACATTAACTGAACCGGAGGCATTAAACAACACTTTTTTAACCAATTTGATAGGCCTCCTTCACTTCTTCAAATGTTACAAACTTGGGGGTGACTTATTAGTCAGCGGTCCAACTCTGTTCGACAATGTCCTTAACACGTCTGTTGTACTCACGCTTGTTCTCGCTGAACAAGCGAGCAGCTTCTGAGTTTGCAGGCGAGTTTGGGTTGGGATCACAGAGGAGTGACTGCACAATTGTAAAAACCACAACAATGGTTTATGATCAAACAATAAAGAAATGTCTGAATAACAGAACTAGACAATCAAAAAGATACCTGGATAGATGTGAGAATCGCTGCGACATCATAAATGGGACTCCACTGGTTCTGTAAGATATCAAGACAGATACTCCCATCTGCATAGACTGGACAAGACAGGAGGAGAAGAGAAAAAAACGATAAGACCAAAGAGTAACAGAGACAAAGATTAAACTGTTTCCTTTTTAAACTTACTGTTTGGGTGAAACATGCGAGAAACAAAACGAACAGTAGGTGGTTTGTTGGGATAATCCTCTGTAAATTGAAGAGTCAACTTAAAAGTACCTGAAACAAAAGATTAAAAGTTTTTATGGGTAACTTAAACAAGAACTATATCTATAGGTTCTCTAATCTCACTAAAGGTGTAGACTTTATACCTCCATCCCAAGGCGTATCATCTGGACTGCAGTTTCCATTAAAAGCAGAGAAAAAACAAACGTTCAGAATCCAGAAAAGACAGAGATTTTAACCATAAAAAGCAAATGTTTTTTTAATTACCCGAAGATAACAGCGTTCCAGAGCAAGATGTTGTTGTCCTGAGGAGCACCACTGATACCAGCAGGAGGATCTTGCTGCAACCTCCTGAAATCCCTCATCAGCCTCTTCCTCGCTGGTGTCGACATCGTATCTCTTAAAAAAAATGAAAAGACAACAACATTAGAACTTGCAATCAAACATATCTAGTATGTCTTAATTGCAACATCTCTCACATCAAGAACTCTCTCAAAAGAAACCCTAGAACCGTAATCACGAACCCTAATTAAGAAGATAACCAAATTAAGACAGAACCCACCCACAAACTGTAAGAACCCTAAATGATCCGTATCACAATCAGTCGAGCAGGCAAAATAGGATTAAAAGTGGACGAACCTGAAAAGAGATGAACTTTCGTAATCGAAGACTACCAGAAGAGAGAGAGAGACAGAGATTGTCTGAAAGATTATGACTTTAATGGTCTTATAATTGATTGGGTCGCCGCGGCACCTTCAAAGGTGTCAACCTAATCATGCATTAAAGAAACGCTCCTTTCATTTATACTCTTTCTGTTTTTTTTTTATCAGCCAATTTTTTTAAAAACAATTACTCGGTAAATATATTATATTGACAGATTTTATGCATATCAAAAAATTGTCTTCATTTTTATATAAAATTAATATTTTATAAATGGTATTCTTAATACTCCCTCCGTTTTATTACATATTCTAAAAAAAATTGTTTCAAAAAATTCTATATTTTTGCATTTTTAATGCATGTTTTATTAAGCAATTATAAATTAAAAAAAAAAAAAAATTTAATTGCACTTATTAGATTTTTATTAGCTTAAAATTATGGAGAAAATATAATCACAAAAAGTTATGCATATTTAATGTGTTTTATTAAAATGTGTGCAAAATCTAAAATATGTAACATTTTGAAACAAAATGAGTATGTTTTAGCATTAACTAAGTTGTGTTTACTTAAATTATTGATTGTTTTTTTAAGATAAATATTTAAATATTTATTAATTTTTGTGTTTAGTCCTAAAGAACTTAAAAAAATACAGGTGGAGGAAATATATATAGAGAAATTTCTTATGATAATATTTTTTAAGTTTTGTCACAAAAATAGTTCTCAATAAGAAAAATGACAAAAATCAATACAATAAGATGACCAATTGATGGAAGTTATGTCCAACTTAAAATAAAACTGCTTCTAAAATCTAAGACTATAAAGTTAGCTTAAGTCTCTCTTTGGGGAAAAAATGACACCTGACATCTTAATAATAATAATTCTAGATACAATAATTAAGTTTCCTCCTTTTTCAGCAGTTATTATAGCATTTTCAGTGTTAGATATTTTACTAAAGTCTCTCATTAATGTAATAAAAATATCTTCATGTTATGGTGTTATGGTGTTATGCTCAGTTAAAAGCTTTGGTGTTATGCTCAGTTAGTTCCTGAAGCTTGTTGCCGAGGTTATAACAACACACCTCAACAAGATCGTATATGTTGCTAGGCACACCTCTATAGAGTATAAATATCCATCTTCAAGCAATACACTAGAAAGTGTTCCAAACTTTTTAGCAAATAAAGCAAAACTAGGCAGTCTGATTCTTGAGAAGTACACAGAACGATGAAAACATTGCCAAGTCTAAGTCTGATGCTTTTGATCTGTGTGTGGTCATAAAAGCTGTTTCTTTCTTTCTTTCTCCGGACGGCTTATTTGCTTAAAGTTCTTTTTTTTTTGTAGGTAATGAGGGATCTTTGATGGTGTTATAGTGCACTGGGAGCTCAATTGATCATATTGCCTTCAGGAAACCAGTAAGATTATTCTTATTAAGGCCTTGAAGCGATAGATTCCGTTTTCTCTTTATAAATGAACAATCAACTTGAAGCTTGCTCTGCTGCAATCAGCTTCTACTTTGTTAATCATGGATGCACAGTGAACGCTGTATAAGCTTTTCTTTTTTTTTTTGCTGTAGAAGCAGTTCCAGAAATTGGATTAGCATTAAAGAGGGTAAAAGTTTGTATGTGAGGAAATTGCAGAAGTAGGATGATTTGTGTTGTTGGATGACTCTCAGAAGGCAATGACAAGCATGAAAAGATCTGATTGACTTGCAAATGCATGGGAAAGTATCAAGATGGTCCAAACGTTAGAGTCGTGAACGACACTAATAATGTGATGACTGATTCGGTTAGAGAACACCTTCCAAAGACCGTTTGTGTAGTATGTGGAAACAATTGTTACAAGTTTCTTTTGCTAAAGAATATTGTAGAGAAGGTCTTGAGATCTTTGCTAAACACTGTCATAGAGAAAGTCGTGAGTATGTCTCATATTGAAAGTCTTAAAAATGATCAAATTGAAATATGCATAATGTGGTTTTCTCTCATTGTAAACATGTCTTCGTGTGCATTTTAGAATGGAATATTGGTAATATATACATATTTTATGTACTTGGTCCTGATGAAAACAAATATATTGTGCTAAGGCTTGCAAATATCAACTTAAGCAAAAAGCCTTTTTGAAAGGTACGAATCCTGATAATCCTATTATACCGAAGAATGAAATTGCTGAAGACTATTTTTATTTTAAACTCGGGGTTTTTTAAATTTATGTCCCAAATTTCGTTTACATTTTGTCTCTCCTCATTCTATCTAGAAGACGCAATGGCAAAACAAAAGATAGCTTTTTCTTTAATTTGGTTACTTCTGACTTAATTTAACACCAGTTTTATAATTAATCCAACTACATTTTTTCTCTAAAATTTTTAGTATATCTTTCCTTCACTGTTTTCCAATCAATAGGGAGGAAACTGCATATTTTTCGATAAAAATTCTAAATACGATCATGAAGTTTTGGCTGTCAACAACTAACAAACCATATATATATATTTGGACGATGCAGAGATATCTAAACGAGTATTCAAGATGCGAGAAATATAACTATGCAGAGATATCTAAACGAGTATTCAAGATGCGAGAAAGATAATGAGATCATCTCAGTTCAAAATACTTCGTTTTCTCAGCAAACTGAGGTACCAAAACAACAAGTTCCCCTCACTATGAATTTGTTTCCACTTTTTGTGTGTACATGTTAAGAGAGAAGGTGATGAATCAGAGGATGATGAATTGATGATTCTCTAGAGCGGAACATGAGCATACTCGCTAAACATGTTTTTTATCCCATTAGAATTAATAATTTTCAGTTAAATAATAAACAGTTCAGCTATTACACTTTCAAATTGTCATGCATATATTTAAACTTAAATTTTTTTTTATAATAACTATGCACAAACTACAATCAAATTAATATACTTCCATATGATCTATACATATTTTGTTTTTTAAAATGTTGTTGAAAAATGTTCTAGATTATAAAATTATAGATAAACCATATCAATGTTAGCAACGTAGGCAAACCCCAATAGTATAACTATAAAATATAACTACATCTATATTTTCCCCCCACGTGTCTCCTCTATCTCTTTTACTCTTATCTTTTACGTGTAATTAAGTGGTTTGGCTAAACCAAAGTTTCTATCAATTTCAAATCTATTAAGGACATTTAATAAAAAAACCGGTTGATACAACAAATTCCAACATTTCGATGACTCATTTCTCATACACATAATAGTCGACGTTTTGTAAAAACAAAAAAAATAGTCCATGTTTTTTTTTGGTAAAATAAACAGTTTAATTGAGCATGCAAAAATAAATAAATGACAGATGTATGCTCGACTAATATATACAACAACTAAAGCTAAGTAATCATATTTTTCATGCTGGATGTACAGTATAGTTTGACAGCAGGTACCTAATTGTTGTATATAATTAGTTGGTCTCTTTATAAGATTTTCTTTTAAATTGATATTATTTTATAAAATTGATTTTGATTACAAAAAAACACAATTATGGTTAAAAAGAAAACTACCAATATAAAAATTAAAATAAAACATATAGAATCTAGTAAGTTTTATTATAAGATAAAAATTTTTAACCTATGATTAACTAATCTAAACTTAGGGTTTAGAGTTAATGGGTGAAATTTTGGGATATGGTTTCAAATTTAAAAAAATAAAAAATTAAAATTAAAATTTTTAAAATAAAAAATGTTATTTTAGTTATTTTCTTTGTTGAAAACCATTTTTGTGTCAAAAACTTAAAAATGATTACTGGAGAAAATTTTCCTATATATATATATATATCTCAGAAAATTCCAATTCGTTTTTTTTGGGTCAAAAGTTTCCAATTTCTTTTATCGCCAGTTGCTCTCTTTGTTTTTAGTTTAATGACACTTTTAACACCAAACCAATTAGGTACACTCATGTCCCATCCTAATCCTAATCCTAATCCACTTTCATCGAATCTAAAAAGTTCCAAACTTAATGCATAATTCACAATTTAAGCTTTGTAACATTTAAGACAGAAACTTTAAAACTTTAAAAGTGGCTTACAAATTAGATTATAAAAACAAACAACTTCAGAATCTAAACCAAGAAACTGAGAAACAAGAGATGGTCATCATCGGTTAAGCACTTCTTTAACCGAGAAGCCAAGACAGTTCTCAAAGTAGTTGGGAGGTTCAGACACGAAACAAGAGATCACATCCCGCAGCGTAATAACCCCATACAGCTCATCCTCATCTCCATCCGCTACATACACCCTATGCACCGACCTTGAAGCCAAACTGTTTATAACACTCCCCAAAGTCGAATCAGGCCTGCATGTTATCGCAAGACTCGCTGAACCATATTTATCCCCCGCCGTTGCAATCTTCGCCGCGAAAGTCTTCACCGTAAGTTGCCTTTTTGACATAGACAAAAAAAACACAGTTTAGTTTGACCCCAAAAGTGAAGTTGTAATGAGAAGAACAAACCTGAAGTTGGAGAAGACTTCAGGTTGTAGAAGCAAGTATCTAATGTCTCTCATGCTTATGTTCCCAATAACCTTCTTGTTCGCCCCTTCAACAACGGGAAGGCCACCAATGTTGTTGTCTCTCATCCTCTTGAACGCTTCAAGAATAAGCTCTTCGCTATCAATGCTAATCACCTAAAACCAAAACAAGCCCTCTTTCACTCGTGTTGCCGAACTTGAAGAGTTTTGATGTCTTACCTCGCTGGGAGACATGAAAGGGAGGCCGAGATCAGAGATAGGAAGAGCGGAGATGTGATCAAACCAATCTCTTCCTTTGCAGCCTTCAAGACCATGAACAACCGCAGACTGAGTAATGTAGTTCTTGATATCCGGCTCTCCCGGTTTAATCACCGGTACATTTCTTAACCGGTATTTAGAGAGTAGCAGCAAAACACTCAGCATTGAACTCTCGGTAGACACCGGAAGAAAAGGAGCGTATCTAAAAGACTTAAGTATAGTCCCAACCTGAAAAAGAAACAACACAAACAAACATATATCATAACCAAATCAATGTCATTGTCATGTAATGAAAAAAAATTACAGTGGTTGATCTGAACGGTTCTTCTTGGAGAATGACTTGATAGAAGTCTTTCCCCAAGCTATCAGCAGCGGTCGGAGCATCTTTCCCGATCCCGCGGTCAGCTGCAACGCCGCCAGCGACCGCAGCTCCGACCGCAGCCGCCGCTGACGTGGCAGATAAGGCGATTGCGGCGAGCTCTGCGCTCTCCAGCACCCATAGGATGATTGAGGAGTAGTCGATGATTCCTGAGTACCTCTCCTTCCAGTCTAGGGAGGTCTCGTGGTCTTTGTTAATCACAGGAGCTGAGAGGATCTTGCTGTCTGATAGAATCTTTACTGCTTCTGATACAGATGTCTCCGCTGGAATCTCAATCACTGTGATATCCACACACATAC includes:
- the LOC106298276 gene encoding ubiquitin-conjugating enzyme E2 2-like — its product is MSTPARKRLMRDFRRLQQDPPAGISGAPQDNNILLWNAVIFGPDDTPWDGGTFKLTLQFTEDYPNKPPTVRFVSRMFHPNIYADGSICLDILQNQWSPIYDVAAILTSIQSLLCDPNPNSPANSEAARLFSENKREYNRRVKDIVEQSWTAD
- the LOC106301067 gene encoding SNF1-related protein kinase regulatory subunit gamma-1-like — encoded protein: MAESEKSHVDKEIRSSVSSCEAYFEKVQSRKNLPKSLQDTLNSAFAGIPVSSFPQVPGGRVIEIPAETSVSEAVKILSDSKILSAPVINKDHETSLDWKERYSGIIDYSSIILWVLESAELAAIALSATSAAAAVGAAVAGGVAADRGIGKDAPTAADSLGKDFYQVILQEEPFRSTTVGTILKSFRYAPFLPVSTESSMLSVLLLLSKYRLRNVPVIKPGEPDIKNYITQSAVVHGLEGCKGRDWFDHISALPISDLGLPFMSPSEVISIDSEELILEAFKRMRDNNIGGLPVVEGANKKVIGNISMRDIRYLLLQPEVFSNFRQLTVKTFAAKIATAGDKYGSASLAITCRPDSTLGSVINSLASRSVHRVYVADGDEDELYGVITLRDVISCFVSEPPNYFENCLGFSVKEVLNR